The following proteins are encoded in a genomic region of Rubrobacter xylanophilus DSM 9941:
- a CDS encoding tripartite tricarboxylate transporter permease, which produces MEVLGDLASGFAAALSLKYLLLAALGVTLGTIVGVLPGIGPALTIALLLPLTYDFDPTGAFVMFAGIYYGGMYGGSTTSILLNTPGESASVATTLEGFPMARAGRGGAALATAAIGSFVAGTISTVAITFLAPLFAQVATTFRPADYFALMVLAFMSVTALVGRSLVSGLTSLFLGLFMGLIGIDQLSGQDRYTFGVQQLLNGLDVVVVAVGLFAVGEALYVAARMRHDTEEIVPVRGRIGMTRQEWGRSWKSWIRGTLIGFPFGTLPTGGAEIPTFISYNVEKHLSKHKEEFGRGAIEGVAGPEAANNAAFSGVLVPLLTLGIPTSATAAILLAAFQIFNLQPGPLLFEKAPDLVWTLIASLYIGNVMLLILNYPLIRLWVRLLSIPRPLLYSGILLFATLGVYSLANSFVDLLVMYAIGVLGFFMRRYDFPVGPVILGVILGPLMEAQFRRALQINEGDPSVFFTRPLSLALLLLALLALLLPYLPPLISRLRGGRPEQGRTVFGEGKED; this is translated from the coding sequence ATGGAGGTTCTGGGAGATCTCGCGAGCGGCTTCGCGGCGGCGCTGAGCCTCAAGTATCTGCTGCTCGCGGCGCTCGGCGTCACGCTCGGCACCATCGTGGGCGTGCTGCCCGGCATCGGGCCCGCCCTTACCATCGCGCTGCTCCTGCCCCTGACCTACGACTTCGACCCCACCGGCGCCTTCGTCATGTTCGCCGGCATCTACTACGGCGGGATGTACGGCGGCTCCACCACCTCCATCCTGCTCAACACCCCCGGGGAGTCCGCGTCCGTGGCCACAACCCTGGAGGGGTTCCCCATGGCGCGCGCAGGACGTGGCGGGGCCGCGCTCGCCACCGCGGCCATAGGCTCCTTCGTGGCCGGCACCATCTCCACGGTGGCTATAACCTTCCTGGCGCCGTTGTTCGCGCAGGTGGCCACCACCTTCCGCCCCGCCGACTACTTCGCGCTCATGGTGCTCGCCTTCATGAGCGTGACCGCGCTGGTGGGCCGCTCGCTGGTGAGCGGGCTCACCAGCCTGTTCCTGGGGCTGTTTATGGGCCTCATCGGGATAGACCAGCTCAGTGGCCAGGATCGCTACACCTTCGGCGTCCAGCAGTTGCTCAACGGACTCGACGTGGTGGTCGTGGCCGTGGGGCTCTTCGCCGTCGGGGAGGCCCTGTACGTCGCAGCCAGAATGCGCCACGACACCGAGGAGATAGTGCCCGTGCGCGGCCGGATAGGGATGACCCGCCAGGAGTGGGGCCGGTCGTGGAAGAGCTGGATCCGGGGCACCCTCATCGGGTTCCCCTTCGGAACCCTGCCCACCGGCGGCGCGGAGATACCTACGTTTATCAGCTACAATGTAGAGAAACACCTCAGCAAACACAAGGAAGAGTTCGGCAGGGGGGCCATAGAGGGGGTCGCCGGGCCGGAGGCCGCCAACAACGCCGCCTTCTCCGGCGTGCTCGTGCCGCTCTTGACGCTCGGGATACCCACCTCGGCCACGGCGGCCATCCTGCTCGCGGCCTTCCAGATCTTCAACCTCCAGCCGGGGCCGCTGCTCTTCGAGAAGGCGCCGGATCTGGTGTGGACCCTAATCGCCAGCCTGTACATCGGCAACGTGATGCTCCTGATCCTCAACTACCCCCTCATCCGCCTGTGGGTGAGGCTCCTCTCCATCCCCAGACCCCTCCTGTACTCCGGCATACTGCTGTTCGCCACGCTTGGCGTCTACAGCCTCGCCAACAGCTTCGTCGACCTGCTCGTCATGTACGCTATAGGGGTGCTGGGCTTCTTCATGCGCCGCTACGACTTCCCCGTAGGCCCGGTGATACTCGGCGTTATTCTTGGGCCCCTCATGGAGGCCCAGTTTCGCCGGGCCCTGCAGATCAACGAGGGAGACCCGTCCGTCTTCTTCACCCGTCCGCTCTCCCTCGCGCTGCTCCTGCTGGCCCTCCTGGCGCTGCTGCTGCCCTACCTCCCGCCCCTGATCTCCCGGCTGAGGGGTGGAAGGCCGGAACAGGGGCGCACCGTGTTCGGGGAGGGCAAGGAGGACTGA
- a CDS encoding PA0069 family radical SAM protein, whose translation MEEHPRRGGIVGRGAAGNPKNRFERLSVEPEPPEEPGEELRPETVYLRDRSRSIIARNGSPDIGFDASINPYRGCEHGCAYCYARPTHEYLGLSAGLDFETKVLVKEEAPELLRRELSSPRWRPRPLSMSGVTDPYQPVERRLRLTRRCLEVLAEFRNPVAVVTKNHLVTRDADLLAELARHGAAAVAVSLTTLDDGLRRVMEPRTSRPARRLAAIERLAEAGVPVGVMAAPVIPGLNDHELPRLLSAAAGAGAGFAACVPVRLPGAVAPLFEDWLSRHLPDRKEKVLNRIRSMRGGALNDPRFGSRMRGEGFYADHIARLFEISCRRAGIEPGCFPRLSTAAFRRAEGQQTLFG comes from the coding sequence GTGGAAGAGCACCCGCGCCGCGGAGGCATCGTCGGCCGCGGCGCCGCCGGCAACCCGAAGAACCGCTTCGAGCGCCTCTCGGTGGAGCCCGAGCCGCCGGAGGAGCCCGGCGAGGAGCTGCGCCCCGAAACCGTCTACCTGCGCGACCGCTCCCGCTCCATAATCGCCCGCAACGGGAGCCCGGACATCGGCTTCGACGCCAGCATCAACCCGTACCGGGGGTGCGAGCACGGTTGCGCCTACTGCTATGCCCGCCCGACCCACGAGTACCTCGGCCTCTCCGCGGGCCTGGACTTCGAGACGAAGGTGCTCGTGAAGGAGGAGGCCCCCGAGCTGCTGCGGAGGGAGCTCTCCTCCCCCCGCTGGAGGCCGCGGCCGCTCTCGATGAGCGGCGTCACCGACCCCTACCAGCCCGTCGAGAGGCGGCTGCGCCTCACCCGCCGCTGCCTGGAGGTGCTCGCGGAGTTCCGCAACCCGGTGGCCGTCGTAACGAAGAACCACCTCGTCACCCGCGACGCCGACCTCCTCGCCGAGCTGGCCCGCCACGGCGCGGCAGCGGTCGCCGTCAGCCTCACCACCCTCGACGACGGCCTGCGCCGCGTGATGGAGCCGCGCACCTCCCGCCCCGCCCGCCGCCTCGCCGCCATCGAGAGGCTCGCCGAGGCCGGCGTCCCGGTCGGCGTGATGGCGGCCCCCGTGATCCCGGGCCTGAACGACCACGAGCTGCCGCGCCTCCTCTCCGCCGCGGCCGGGGCCGGCGCGGGCTTCGCCGCCTGTGTCCCCGTGCGCCTCCCCGGCGCCGTCGCGCCCCTCTTCGAGGACTGGCTCTCGCGCCACCTCCCCGACCGAAAGGAGAAGGTCCTGAACCGCATCCGCTCCATGCGCGGCGGGGCCCTCAACGACCCGCGCTTCGGCTCGCGCATGCGGGGCGAGGGGTTCTACGCCGATCACATCGCCCGGCTCTTCGAGATAAGCTGCCGCAGGGCGGGCATCGAGCCCGGGTGCTTTCCGCGGCTCTCTACGGCGGCCTTTCGCAGGGCCGAAGGACAGCAGACCCTCTTCGGTTGA
- a CDS encoding DUF1538 domain-containing protein: MTLLGFLGEGLRSVAPVIGILLVFQLLVLRAPLENWREIAAGLVLTVIGLVVFLKGLEIGLIPLGEAASGALARRGSLFLVVLFGLAMGYGATLAEPALRILAERVESLTGGALGAGLFVQTVAVGVALGLGVGAARIVLGIEITPFFIPALALALVLTFFAPERYTGLAFDAALATTGPVTVPLTIALGSGLALALGRGDILVYGFGLVAFTALGPILCVLVLGIILGEPAGG, from the coding sequence TTGACCCTGCTCGGGTTTCTGGGCGAGGGGCTGCGAAGCGTGGCCCCGGTCATCGGCATCCTGCTCGTCTTCCAGCTTTTGGTGCTGCGGGCGCCGCTGGAGAACTGGCGCGAGATCGCCGCGGGGCTGGTGTTGACCGTCATCGGGCTGGTGGTCTTCCTCAAGGGGCTGGAGATAGGGCTCATCCCCCTGGGGGAGGCGGCCTCCGGGGCCCTTGCCCGCCGCGGCTCGCTCTTTCTGGTGGTCCTCTTCGGGCTGGCGATGGGCTACGGTGCCACGCTCGCCGAGCCCGCGCTCCGGATCCTCGCCGAGCGGGTCGAGAGCCTGACGGGCGGGGCCCTGGGCGCCGGCCTCTTCGTGCAGACGGTGGCCGTGGGGGTGGCTCTGGGGCTCGGCGTGGGCGCCGCCCGCATCGTGCTCGGGATAGAGATCACGCCGTTCTTCATCCCCGCGCTCGCGCTGGCGCTCGTGCTGACCTTCTTCGCCCCGGAGCGCTACACGGGGCTGGCCTTCGACGCGGCCCTCGCGACCACGGGGCCGGTGACGGTGCCGCTCACGATAGCCCTCGGGAGCGGGCTGGCGCTCGCGCTCGGGCGGGGAGACATCCTGGTCTACGGTTTCGGGCTCGTGGCGTTCACGGCGCTGGGACCGATCCTGTGCGTGCTCGTGCTGGGCATCATCCTCGGGGAGCCGGCGGGGGGTTAG
- a CDS encoding P-II family nitrogen regulator, which translates to MQGYKLIAAIVPKGAAGRVMDAAREAGAEGGTILMARGTGVHEARRFFGITISSERELIVILTEQEKREAILDAVVRAGRLDEPARGIAFVLAVEEVTGIVHREEG; encoded by the coding sequence ATGCAGGGATACAAGCTCATCGCCGCCATAGTCCCGAAGGGGGCCGCCGGCAGGGTCATGGACGCGGCCCGCGAGGCGGGAGCGGAGGGCGGCACCATCCTGATGGCCCGCGGGACGGGAGTGCACGAGGCGCGGCGCTTCTTCGGTATCACGATCAGCTCCGAGCGGGAGCTGATCGTGATCCTGACCGAGCAGGAGAAGCGGGAGGCGATCCTCGACGCGGTGGTGCGGGCGGGCCGGCTCGACGAACCGGCGCGCGGCATAGCGTTCGTGCTCGCCGTCGAAGAGGTCACCGGCATCGTCCACCGCGAGGAGGGCTGA
- a CDS encoding universal stress protein has product MDGFPEKVLLATDGSAGAALALRAAADLCAGAGSELHVVHVLRTFEPVPSLEGGPAADAPPRTREARELLSGEVAAAASAVGGEVEGHLREGRPEEEICALARELGAGLIVVGRRGLGTVERLVTGSVSEGVVGLAPCPVLVVKGGREAWPPSRVVVGDDTSEEARRAGELAADIAPLLGATLQLVRAFPVIVGVSGAARLAEDAAAPLRVALGRHEVSLLARARALEGRLGYRPRVSVREGEAASVLLAVAREGGEGPALVAVGRRGLGGLDRLRLGSVSTRVLRAAPGPVLVCPG; this is encoded by the coding sequence ATGGACGGCTTTCCGGAAAAGGTGCTGCTGGCGACCGACGGCTCCGCGGGCGCGGCGCTCGCCCTGCGCGCGGCGGCGGACCTCTGCGCCGGGGCAGGCTCGGAGCTGCACGTGGTGCACGTCTTGCGCACCTTCGAACCGGTTCCCTCTCTGGAGGGCGGTCCCGCTGCGGATGCGCCGCCGCGCACGCGGGAGGCGCGCGAGCTCCTCTCCGGAGAGGTGGCGGCAGCGGCCTCCGCCGTGGGTGGGGAGGTCGAGGGGCACCTCAGGGAGGGGCGGCCGGAGGAGGAGATCTGCGCGCTGGCCCGGGAACTCGGGGCCGGCCTGATCGTCGTGGGCCGCAGAGGGCTGGGAACGGTCGAGCGGCTCGTGACGGGCAGCGTCTCCGAAGGGGTCGTGGGCCTGGCGCCCTGCCCGGTTCTGGTCGTGAAGGGCGGCCGGGAGGCGTGGCCGCCCTCCCGCGTGGTCGTCGGCGACGACACCTCGGAGGAAGCGCGGCGGGCCGGGGAGCTGGCCGCGGACATCGCGCCCCTTCTCGGGGCGACGCTGCAGCTGGTGAGGGCCTTCCCCGTCATAGTCGGGGTTTCCGGGGCGGCGAGGCTTGCGGAGGACGCCGCCGCGCCCCTGCGGGTCGCGCTGGGCCGCCACGAGGTTTCTCTCCTGGCGCGCGCCCGGGCGCTGGAGGGGCGGCTCGGGTACCGCCCGCGGGTCAGCGTCAGGGAGGGGGAGGCTGCCTCGGTGCTGCTGGCCGTCGCCCGGGAGGGCGGCGAAGGCCCGGCGCTCGTCGCGGTCGGCAGGCGCGGCCTCGGAGGGCTCGACCGGCTGCGGCTCGGCAGCGTCTCAACGAGGGTGCTCAGGGCTGCGCCGGGGCCGGTGCTGGTCTGTCCCGGCTGA
- the mnhG gene encoding monovalent cation/H(+) antiporter subunit G → MGALLPWIADAFVVLGVAVITVGVYGMLRMPDTYTRLHAASKAVFLGVISLLAASVVTGEPEIVFRVILISLFLLLTSPVSAHVIGRAAYRRGERMLAPDPVDESGRGGWGASER, encoded by the coding sequence GTGGGCGCGCTCCTCCCCTGGATTGCCGACGCCTTCGTTGTCCTCGGGGTCGCGGTCATAACCGTCGGGGTCTACGGCATGCTGCGGATGCCGGACACCTACACCCGGCTGCACGCGGCGAGCAAGGCGGTCTTTCTCGGGGTCATCTCGCTGCTGGCCGCGTCGGTTGTGACGGGGGAGCCGGAGATCGTGTTCCGGGTCATCCTGATCTCGCTCTTCCTCCTCCTCACCTCCCCGGTCTCGGCGCACGTGATCGGGCGCGCCGCCTACCGCAGGGGCGAGAGGATGCTGGCCCCAGACCCTGTGGACGAGTCGGGCAGAGGGGGCTGGGGGGCTTCGGAGCGTTGA
- a CDS encoding monovalent cation/H+ antiporter complex subunit F, whose protein sequence is MHETVFYAASVWMALLLLASVYAVIRIPSATGRILALDTLTLVMVGILVLFVDAFRTPYFLDAALILALLAFVGTVAAARYHSERRVF, encoded by the coding sequence ATGCACGAGACGGTGTTCTACGCGGCGTCGGTCTGGATGGCGCTGCTGCTGCTCGCCAGCGTGTACGCGGTGATCCGCATACCCTCCGCCACCGGGCGGATACTCGCCCTGGACACCCTCACGCTGGTGATGGTGGGCATCCTGGTGCTGTTCGTCGACGCCTTCCGCACCCCCTACTTCCTGGACGCGGCGCTCATCCTCGCCCTGCTCGCCTTCGTGGGCACCGTGGCCGCCGCCCGCTACCACTCTGAGCGGAGGGTCTTTTAG
- a CDS encoding Na+/H+ antiporter subunit E — protein sequence MRRFLVYLAALTLVYALVLASFHPWDLALGAALSAGLLLAFRRFVFVAPPGEAGLLRRALYGVPLCLAVLRSILKGTWVVALVTLGLRPLRSPGIVAVPVGERTPAGVAFSALATTLSPGTFLVEVDWERRVMLIHTIDASDPEAVRREHEEFYRRYQREVFP from the coding sequence GTGAGGCGCTTTCTCGTCTACCTGGCGGCGCTCACCCTGGTCTACGCCCTCGTGCTGGCGAGCTTCCACCCCTGGGACCTCGCCCTGGGAGCCGCCCTCTCCGCGGGGCTCCTCCTGGCCTTCAGGCGCTTCGTCTTCGTCGCGCCCCCCGGGGAGGCCGGGCTGCTGCGGCGGGCGCTCTACGGGGTGCCGCTCTGCCTCGCCGTCCTCCGCAGCATCCTGAAGGGCACCTGGGTGGTGGCGCTGGTGACCCTCGGCCTGCGCCCCCTGCGCAGCCCCGGCATCGTGGCGGTGCCGGTGGGGGAGAGGACGCCGGCCGGCGTGGCCTTCTCCGCGCTGGCGACGACCCTCTCCCCCGGCACCTTCCTCGTCGAGGTGGACTGGGAGAGGAGGGTGATGCTCATCCACACCATAGACGCCTCCGACCCGGAGGCCGTGCGCCGGGAGCACGAGGAGTTCTACCGGCGCTACCAGAGAGAGGTCTTTCCCTGA
- a CDS encoding complex I subunit 5 family protein: protein MILLSLSFGLTWVLGAALALLDGRRPLAGWLAVAGMGGSLACLALLAARVLGGGPVWSVAGGWPPGVGITLRADALGVLFALISSGVVFLALLHEVLSGVRSRTFPALVLLLNAGLSGVFLTGDIFNFYVFFEIAMTAAYALTGYREQDYQIRAAFIFAVVNLLGSVIFLIAVAGMYHLTGSLDMEVVARRIAAAEPASTAVISVAVFVAFGLKLGLFPFHFWLPAVYVGSHPPVAAILSGALANIGSYGLLRFGGEILPGLSGLGGLVLLSLGSASILYGALQAISRRLPAEVMAYSAIGQAGYILIAIGVGGPAGYAAAVLYSLANALNKALLFTATGLRGPWVGASFAVGAFSVAGVPPAAGFLGKLALFRASLEAGGVFWSTVLTALVFAGGALSFVYCFQVYQRAYLVADGAKPDGAAPRALVAGLAALLLLLGLWPEPLAAASAAAASALPAGGGP from the coding sequence GTGATCCTGCTCTCCCTCTCCTTCGGGCTCACCTGGGTGCTCGGCGCCGCCCTTGCCCTCCTGGACGGGCGGCGGCCGCTCGCCGGGTGGCTGGCCGTGGCGGGGATGGGGGGCTCCCTGGCCTGCCTCGCGCTGCTCGCCGCGCGGGTGCTGGGCGGCGGGCCCGTGTGGTCGGTGGCGGGGGGCTGGCCGCCGGGGGTCGGCATCACGCTGCGCGCCGACGCTCTGGGCGTGCTCTTCGCGCTTATCTCCTCCGGCGTCGTCTTTCTCGCCCTGCTCCACGAGGTGCTCTCCGGGGTCCGCTCGCGCACCTTCCCGGCGCTCGTCCTTCTGCTCAACGCCGGCCTCTCCGGCGTCTTCCTCACCGGCGACATCTTCAACTTCTACGTGTTCTTCGAGATAGCCATGACCGCCGCCTACGCGCTCACCGGCTACCGGGAGCAGGACTACCAGATCCGGGCGGCCTTCATCTTCGCGGTGGTCAACCTGCTCGGCTCTGTGATCTTCCTGATCGCCGTCGCCGGGATGTACCACCTGACCGGCAGCCTGGACATGGAGGTGGTGGCCCGGCGGATAGCCGCCGCCGAGCCGGCCTCGACGGCGGTGATCTCGGTCGCGGTCTTCGTGGCCTTCGGCCTCAAGCTGGGCCTCTTCCCGTTCCACTTCTGGCTGCCGGCGGTCTACGTGGGCAGCCACCCGCCGGTGGCCGCGATCCTCTCGGGCGCCCTGGCGAACATCGGCAGCTACGGCCTGCTGCGCTTCGGCGGGGAGATCCTGCCCGGCCTCTCGGGGCTCGGGGGGCTGGTGCTGCTCTCCCTCGGCAGCGCCAGCATCCTCTACGGTGCGCTGCAGGCGATCTCGCGCCGCCTGCCCGCCGAGGTGATGGCCTACTCGGCCATCGGGCAGGCGGGGTACATCCTGATCGCCATAGGGGTCGGCGGGCCGGCCGGATACGCCGCGGCGGTCCTCTACTCGCTGGCTAACGCCCTGAACAAGGCCCTGCTCTTCACCGCCACGGGGCTGCGGGGGCCGTGGGTGGGGGCCTCGTTCGCGGTGGGCGCCTTCTCCGTGGCCGGGGTCCCCCCGGCGGCGGGCTTTCTCGGGAAGCTCGCGCTCTTCCGGGCCTCCCTGGAGGCCGGGGGTGTCTTCTGGAGCACCGTGCTGACCGCGCTGGTGTTCGCCGGCGGGGCGCTCTCCTTCGTCTACTGCTTCCAGGTCTACCAGCGCGCCTACCTGGTCGCGGACGGCGCGAAGCCCGACGGGGCCGCGCCGCGGGCGCTCGTGGCCGGGCTCGCCGCCCTCCTGCTCCTGCTCGGGCTCTGGCCGGAGCCGCTCGCCGCGGCGAGCGCCGCGGCCGCCTCGGCCCTGCCCGCGGGGGGCGGCCCGTGA
- a CDS encoding Na+/H+ antiporter subunit C, with protein MTFLLSLSVAVIFGAGAYLVLQRNLVRVVTGMILVSNAAILFVICAGLSRGYPPIYPLPEGEPVSDPLVQAMALTAIVISFSVTALLLSMVYRLYTSHGSVDLEEISAAEVREAEAIERGEGVEEAEERP; from the coding sequence ATGACCTTTCTCCTCTCGCTCTCCGTCGCGGTCATCTTCGGGGCCGGGGCCTACCTCGTGCTGCAGCGCAACCTGGTGCGGGTCGTCACCGGCATGATCCTCGTCTCCAACGCCGCCATACTCTTCGTGATCTGCGCCGGGCTCTCGCGCGGCTACCCGCCCATCTACCCGCTCCCCGAGGGCGAGCCGGTGAGCGACCCGCTGGTGCAGGCGATGGCCCTCACCGCCATCGTCATCAGCTTCAGCGTCACCGCGCTGCTGCTGAGCATGGTCTACCGGCTCTACACCTCCCACGGGTCGGTGGACCTGGAGGAGATCTCAGCGGCCGAGGTGCGGGAGGCCGAGGCGATCGAGCGGGGCGAGGGCGTCGAGGAGGCGGAAGAGCGCCCGTGA
- a CDS encoding MnhB domain-containing protein — protein sequence MRPEELRGDMTRFVSRALLLPSLVTAAAILVKGYAQPGDGFSAGVVASLGVLLQYMAFGEEEASRLLPLPPAGLLCFGGLLLALALAAFPLLFGQPPLTHYPPPGEEPVHLGTLELITAVAFDTGIFLLVFGFSVGVMRLISGAREEGEG from the coding sequence GTGAGGCCCGAGGAGCTCCGGGGGGACATGACGCGCTTCGTCTCCCGGGCCCTGCTGCTGCCCTCCCTCGTCACCGCGGCGGCCATCCTGGTCAAGGGGTACGCCCAGCCGGGGGACGGCTTCTCGGCGGGGGTGGTGGCCTCCCTGGGGGTGCTGCTGCAGTACATGGCCTTCGGAGAGGAGGAGGCCTCGCGCCTTCTCCCGCTGCCCCCGGCCGGGCTGCTGTGCTTCGGCGGGCTCCTCCTCGCCCTGGCCCTGGCCGCCTTCCCGCTGCTGTTCGGCCAGCCGCCGCTCACCCACTACCCTCCCCCCGGCGAGGAGCCCGTCCACCTCGGGACGCTGGAGCTCATCACCGCCGTGGCCTTCGACACCGGCATCTTCCTGCTCGTCTTCGGCTTCTCGGTGGGGGTGATGCGCCTGATCTCGGGGGCGCGGGAGGAGGGGGAGGGATGA
- the mbhE gene encoding hydrogen gas-evolving membrane-bound hydrogenase subunit E: MLGLLAAPAAAAAGAWRPRAAAPAGTLFAALAFAAALAASLAARGEGVVLPWAPSLGASFAVKMDGLAALYSLLATGIGLVVLVYSAGYLPLHLEHQGRPASEGVGFYFFVLLFMGSMVGLAMAQDLILIFLFWDLTAIASYYLIGYDRHREESRASAMMSLLVTGITAVLLLVGALLLYASYGTFSVPELAGRVEPGALLASAGLLVLLAAFAKSAQAPFHFWLPRAMAAPTPVSAYLHSAAMVAAGVLLIGRLYPILAQSEALLAVMSAVGLLSMGLGGVLALTRDTLKQLLAYSTVAQYGYVVFMYGLGGRYGAAGAAFYVIAHALAKSALFLSAGAVTEATGEDRLSRLGGLWSKMPLLAASSGLAAAGLAALPLTIGFFKDEFFFAAALERGALFGGLAVLSASVTLAYTWRFWSGIFLGRPAAEPGRVAGKLVWPVVLLGALVLFGGLLPGPFAALAGAAAASSLGEPAGAVQVAYHLDARPENLLALAAYALGAAIVVSRPAWEPAARLFARAGEAAGPERAYRVGLRLLNLLSDRGHELEVRDLRGRIAGILLPAGVLVGLGLLATPTVGVFRFGEVGADDLPLLIALAAAAGAALATCLTVRHLTLALVISSAGFSVALVYGFLGAPDVALVAVLVETILTLLLLATMRLIPPGVLRRGARISARQARLKAAVAVVAGMFALAVSWSTFSQPAIQRGAYERLIALTPEAHGKDVVTVTLADFRGLDTLGEITVVALALLGVATLLARGRLP, encoded by the coding sequence GTGCTGGGGCTGCTCGCGGCGCCGGCCGCGGCGGCGGCCGGCGCCTGGCGTCCCCGGGCTGCGGCCCCCGCGGGGACGCTCTTTGCTGCCCTCGCCTTCGCTGCGGCGCTCGCGGCCTCTCTCGCCGCCCGGGGAGAGGGGGTCGTCCTCCCCTGGGCGCCCAGCCTCGGGGCCAGCTTCGCGGTAAAGATGGACGGGCTGGCAGCGCTCTACTCGCTGCTGGCCACCGGCATCGGGCTCGTGGTGCTCGTCTACTCGGCGGGCTACCTGCCGCTGCACCTCGAGCACCAGGGACGGCCCGCCTCTGAGGGAGTGGGCTTCTACTTCTTCGTGCTGCTCTTCATGGGCTCTATGGTCGGGCTCGCTATGGCCCAGGATCTCATACTCATCTTCCTGTTCTGGGACCTCACCGCCATAGCCTCCTACTACCTCATCGGCTACGACCGCCACAGGGAGGAGTCGCGGGCCTCGGCCATGATGTCGCTCCTCGTCACCGGCATAACGGCGGTGCTGCTGCTCGTCGGGGCGCTCCTCCTCTACGCCTCCTACGGCACCTTCTCCGTGCCCGAGCTTGCCGGAAGGGTAGAGCCCGGGGCGCTGCTTGCGAGCGCCGGGCTCCTCGTCCTGCTCGCCGCCTTCGCCAAGAGCGCCCAGGCGCCCTTCCACTTCTGGCTGCCGCGCGCGATGGCCGCCCCGACGCCGGTCTCGGCCTACCTGCACTCTGCGGCGATGGTGGCCGCGGGCGTCCTGCTCATCGGGCGCCTCTACCCGATCCTCGCGCAGAGCGAGGCCCTGCTCGCCGTGATGTCCGCCGTCGGGCTGCTCTCCATGGGGTTGGGCGGCGTCCTCGCGCTCACCCGCGACACCCTCAAGCAGCTTCTGGCCTACTCCACCGTTGCGCAGTACGGCTACGTGGTCTTCATGTACGGCCTTGGGGGGCGCTACGGCGCTGCGGGGGCCGCCTTCTACGTGATCGCCCACGCGCTGGCCAAGAGCGCGCTCTTTCTCAGCGCCGGGGCGGTGACGGAGGCCACTGGGGAGGACAGGCTGTCCCGCCTGGGGGGGCTGTGGAGCAAGATGCCGCTGCTTGCGGCATCTTCGGGCCTCGCGGCTGCGGGGCTGGCCGCCCTGCCGCTCACGATCGGCTTCTTCAAGGACGAGTTCTTCTTCGCCGCCGCGCTCGAGCGGGGCGCGCTCTTCGGTGGGCTTGCGGTTCTGAGTGCGTCCGTTACGCTTGCCTACACCTGGAGGTTCTGGAGCGGCATCTTCCTCGGCCGGCCGGCGGCGGAGCCCGGGAGGGTGGCGGGGAAGCTGGTGTGGCCGGTGGTCCTGCTCGGGGCTCTGGTGCTGTTCGGCGGCCTGCTGCCCGGGCCGTTCGCCGCGCTCGCGGGGGCCGCCGCGGCGTCCTCCCTCGGGGAGCCTGCGGGCGCGGTTCAGGTCGCCTACCACCTCGACGCGCGGCCCGAGAACCTGCTCGCGCTCGCCGCCTACGCCCTCGGCGCGGCGATAGTGGTCTCGCGCCCGGCGTGGGAGCCCGCGGCGCGCCTCTTCGCCCGCGCCGGGGAGGCGGCCGGCCCCGAGCGCGCCTACCGGGTCGGGCTGCGGCTGCTCAACCTCCTCTCCGACCGGGGGCACGAGCTGGAGGTCAGGGACCTCAGGGGCAGGATCGCCGGGATCCTCCTGCCCGCCGGGGTGCTCGTCGGGCTCGGGCTGCTCGCCACGCCCACCGTCGGGGTCTTCCGCTTCGGGGAGGTGGGGGCGGACGACCTGCCGCTGCTCATCGCGCTCGCGGCCGCGGCGGGGGCGGCGCTCGCCACCTGCCTCACCGTCCGGCACCTCACCCTCGCGCTCGTCATCTCCAGCGCCGGCTTCTCCGTGGCCCTCGTCTACGGCTTTCTCGGCGCGCCGGACGTCGCCCTGGTCGCCGTGCTCGTCGAGACCATCCTCACCCTGCTGCTGCTGGCCACGATGCGCCTCATCCCGCCCGGGGTGCTGCGGCGGGGGGCCAGGATCAGCGCCCGGCAGGCCCGCCTGAAGGCCGCCGTCGCCGTGGTGGCGGGGATGTTCGCGCTCGCCGTCTCCTGGAGCACCTTCTCCCAGCCCGCCATCCAGCGGGGGGCCTACGAGCGCCTCATCGCGCTCACCCCCGAGGCCCACGGCAAGGACGTGGTCACCGTCACGCTCGCCGACTTCCGGGGTCTCGACACGCTGGGCGAGATCACGGTCGTCGCCCTGGCCCTGCTGGGGGTCGCGACCCTGCTCGCCAGGGGGAGGCTCCCGTGA